One part of the bacterium genome encodes these proteins:
- a CDS encoding 3-hydroxyacyl-CoA dehydrogenase — protein sequence MNLQGKTAVVTGGASGLGRAVAETFAKSGAHVAVIDLPKETNEKAAQEIDALFTPADVSNGEQVQQALDAAKAKFGALHVAVNCAGIAFALKTLQKGKAVDLDSFELTLKVNLVGTFNVCRLAAERMAENEPDENGERGVLINTASIAAFDGQMGQTAYAASKGGIAALTLPLARDLAAFGIRALTIAPGIFDTPMLALLPEAARQSLGEQVPFPKRLGKPAEFAALAKHIVENPMLNGEVIRLDGALRMGMK from the coding sequence ATGAATTTGCAAGGCAAGACGGCGGTGGTGACCGGCGGCGCCTCGGGCTTGGGCCGGGCAGTGGCCGAAACTTTCGCCAAGAGCGGCGCCCACGTCGCGGTGATCGATTTGCCCAAGGAAACCAACGAAAAGGCGGCCCAGGAAATCGACGCTCTCTTCACGCCGGCCGATGTGAGCAACGGCGAGCAGGTCCAGCAGGCCCTCGACGCGGCCAAGGCGAAATTCGGCGCGCTTCACGTCGCGGTCAACTGCGCCGGCATCGCCTTCGCGCTCAAGACCCTGCAAAAGGGCAAGGCCGTCGACCTCGATTCCTTCGAGCTCACTCTCAAGGTCAACCTCGTCGGCACCTTCAACGTTTGCCGGCTGGCCGCCGAACGGATGGCCGAGAACGAGCCCGACGAAAACGGCGAGCGCGGCGTCCTCATCAACACCGCCTCGATTGCCGCCTTCGACGGCCAGATGGGCCAAACCGCCTATGCCGCCTCCAAAGGCGGAATCGCCGCCCTCACTCTGCCGCTAGCCCGGGACTTGGCGGCTTTCGGCATCCGAGCCCTCACCATCGCGCCCGGCATTTTCGACACCCCGATGTTGGCCCTGCTGCCCGAAGCCGCCCGCCAGTCCTTGGGCGAGCAAGTGCCTTTCCCCAAGCGCCTCGGCAAGCCCGCCGAGTTCGCGGCCTTGGCCAAGCACATCGTCGAGAATCCCATGCTCAACGGCGAGGTCATCCGCCTCGATGGCGCCCTGCGGATGGGAATGAAATAG
- a CDS encoding RsmE family RNA methyltransferase translates to MPVFPLAQTPQADGRFEISTEQRHHLLRVLRVKPGSTFEVSLPDGRRGQARLVAKGDSLHGLWIEESAFPSTPSLAAWLAIGLIRMSRLEWLVEKATELGAERLSLLRLSHGSLPKSESISINKINRLKKISQETLKQCERNTLMRIDAPESLEEFLDRLEIEAPASSRILLRERAELPLLSQVLEKEAGMTILLVGPEGGFSDRECRAAEKFGFEPASLGPALLRSETAALAALSHLHLRQCAGGKDR, encoded by the coding sequence ATGCCGGTCTTTCCCCTTGCCCAAACTCCACAAGCCGACGGCCGCTTCGAAATCTCCACCGAGCAGCGGCACCATTTGCTGCGGGTTCTGCGCGTCAAGCCCGGCTCGACCTTCGAAGTCAGCTTGCCCGATGGCCGCCGCGGTCAGGCCCGTTTGGTCGCCAAGGGCGATTCCCTGCACGGCCTTTGGATCGAAGAGTCGGCCTTTCCCTCGACGCCGAGCTTGGCGGCTTGGTTGGCGATCGGGCTGATTCGCATGAGCCGCCTCGAATGGCTGGTCGAGAAAGCCACCGAGCTCGGCGCCGAGCGGCTCAGCCTGCTGCGCTTAAGCCATGGAAGCCTGCCAAAGTCGGAGTCTATATCTATTAATAAAATCAATAGATTAAAGAAAATATCACAAGAAACACTTAAGCAATGTGAAAGAAACACTTTGATGCGGATCGACGCGCCGGAGAGCTTGGAGGAATTCTTGGATCGCCTCGAGATCGAAGCCCCTGCGAGTTCCCGGATCCTGCTGCGCGAGCGGGCAGAGCTCCCTCTCCTTTCTCAAGTTCTCGAGAAGGAAGCCGGCATGACGATCCTGCTGGTCGGCCCCGAAGGCGGATTCAGCGATCGGGAATGCCGAGCCGCCGAAAAGTTCGGGTTCGAGCCCGCCTCCCTGGGACCGGCGTTGCTGCGCAGCGAGACGGCTGCCCTCGCCGCGCTGAGCCATCTCCATCTGCGGCAATGCGCCGGAGGAAAAGACCGATGA
- a CDS encoding glycerophosphodiester phosphodiesterase family protein produces MTKPLIIAHRGASAWAPENTMAAFDLAIKHGADGLEFDVWKCGSGEVVVTHNRQTKLLSGKEGDIHRMSLKELRKLDFGLHKAPQFRGERIPTLSEVLDRAKDLKLINIEIKGMDVRSRGIELDVAELILKFKLLRRAVISSFNPTILLRLQALNPALRLGLLLFERSPLPMRHGWSANFLKPYSIHPSFGLLQEKKVQRAHAKKQKVIVWTINDFQQLEACIGLGVDGIITDDPGWALNALHQMPAS; encoded by the coding sequence ATGACCAAGCCCCTGATCATCGCCCACCGTGGGGCCAGCGCCTGGGCGCCCGAAAACACCATGGCCGCCTTCGATCTGGCCATCAAGCACGGCGCCGACGGCTTGGAATTCGACGTTTGGAAATGCGGTTCCGGCGAAGTGGTGGTGACCCACAACCGCCAGACCAAGCTCCTGAGCGGTAAGGAAGGCGACATCCACCGCATGAGCCTCAAGGAGCTCCGCAAGCTCGACTTCGGCTTGCATAAGGCACCCCAATTCCGGGGCGAGCGGATTCCGACCCTTTCCGAAGTTTTGGATCGGGCCAAGGACCTCAAGCTGATCAACATCGAAATCAAGGGAATGGACGTCCGCTCCCGAGGCATCGAGCTCGACGTGGCCGAGCTGATCCTGAAATTCAAGCTGCTGCGCCGGGCGGTGATCAGCTCCTTCAATCCGACCATTCTGCTCCGGCTTCAGGCTCTCAACCCGGCCCTGAGGCTGGGCCTCTTGCTCTTCGAGCGCTCGCCCTTGCCGATGCGGCATGGCTGGTCGGCCAATTTTTTGAAGCCTTACTCGATCCACCCCTCCTTCGGTCTCCTCCAGGAGAAAAAAGTTCAACGCGCCCACGCCAAAAAGCAAAAAGTCATCGTTTGGACCATCAATGATTTCCAACAATTAGAGGCGTGCATCGGATTGGGCGTCGATGGTATCATCACCGATGATCCGGGTTGGGCGCTTAACGCGCTGCACCAAATGCCCGCCTCATGA